A portion of the Zootoca vivipara chromosome 6, rZooViv1.1, whole genome shotgun sequence genome contains these proteins:
- the LOC118087781 gene encoding phospholipase A2 inhibitor and Ly6/PLAUR domain-containing protein produces the protein MKTQCCNTQLCNKEVLSLPDRNMLAENGLQCPSCFSKGEKKCKSEKTVNCLENETKCIDFRGAFNKDTFSPYYFTFKGCATAKLCAVQKSGRNLIGTGRFVLTVSEERCYNASRISQEPEQEG, from the exons ATGAAGACGCAATGCTGCAACACTCAACTGTGTAACAAAGAAGTTCTCAGCC TTCCTGATCGCAACATGCTGGCTGAAAATGGTCTGCAGTGCCCATCCTGCTTCTCCAAAGGAGAGAAAAAGTGTAAAAGTGAGAAGACCGTCAACTGCCTTGAGAATGAGACCAAATGTATTGATTTTAGAGGAGCTTTTAATAAAG atACCTTTTCCCCCTACTATTTCACTTTCAAAGGTTGTGCAACAGCAAAGCTTTGTGCCGTCCAGAAAAGTGGAAGAAATTTAATTGGAACTGGGAGATTTGTTCTTACAGTTTCAGAAGAAAGATGTTATAATGCTTCACGAATCTCACAAGAGCCTGAACAGGAAGGGTAA